The following coding sequences lie in one Mycobacterium sp. Z3061 genomic window:
- the ipdF gene encoding (5R,7aS)-5-hydroxy-7a-methyl-1-oxo-2,3,5,6,7,7a-hexahydro-1H-indene-carboxyl-CoA reductase, with amino-acid sequence MSLSEVPEEIAGHGLLQGKVVVVTAAAGTGIGSATARRALAEGADVLVSDHHERRLGETAAELAALGLGRVEHVVCDVTSTAQVDALIASCTARFGRLDVLVNNAGLGGQTPVADMTDEEWDRVLDVSLTSVFRATRAALRYFRDAPHGGVIVNNASVLGWRAQHSQSHYAAAKAGVMALTRCSAIEAAEYGVRINAVSPSLARHKFLDKTTSAELLDRLEAQEAFGRAAEPWEVAATIAFLASDYSSYLTGEVISVSNQHA; translated from the coding sequence GTGAGCTTGTCGGAAGTCCCGGAAGAGATTGCGGGACACGGGCTTCTGCAGGGCAAAGTGGTGGTGGTGACCGCTGCCGCGGGCACCGGTATCGGCTCGGCCACGGCGCGCCGGGCGCTGGCGGAGGGTGCCGATGTGCTGGTCTCCGATCACCACGAGCGCAGGCTGGGGGAGACCGCCGCGGAATTGGCCGCTCTGGGCTTGGGCCGGGTGGAGCACGTGGTGTGCGATGTGACGTCCACCGCCCAGGTCGACGCGCTGATCGCGTCGTGCACGGCGCGGTTCGGCCGGCTCGATGTGCTGGTCAACAACGCCGGGCTGGGCGGGCAGACGCCGGTGGCGGACATGACCGACGAGGAGTGGGACCGCGTGCTGGACGTCTCGCTGACGTCGGTGTTCCGGGCCACCCGAGCGGCATTGCGGTACTTCCGCGACGCGCCGCACGGTGGTGTGATCGTCAACAATGCCAGCGTGCTGGGCTGGCGCGCCCAGCACTCACAGTCGCACTATGCTGCCGCCAAAGCCGGCGTCATGGCTTTAACCCGTTGCAGCGCAATCGAAGCCGCTGAGTACGGGGTGCGGATCAATGCGGTGTCGCCCAGTCTCGCCAGGCACAAGTTTCTGGACAAGACCACCTCAGCCGAGCTGTTGGATCGGCTGGAGGCTCAGGAAGCGTTCGGGCGTGCCGCCGAACCGTGGGAAGTGGCCGCCACGATCGCCTTCCTGGCTAGCGATTACTCGAGTTATCTGACCGGCGAAGTGATTTCGGTTTCCAATCAGCACGCCTGA